The following are encoded in a window of Streptomyces sp. SAT1 genomic DNA:
- a CDS encoding STM4011 family radical SAM protein yields the protein MDLTLLYRGPLASCDYDCPYCPFAKRRDSREQLRADRASLERFADWAAGQRGDRLSVLFTPWGEGLVRSWYRRTLVELSRLPHIRRVAIQTNLSCRTDWLADADPDTLALWCTYHPGQTPYDRFLAKCRDLADRSIRFSVGVVGLPEHLPEARRLRADLPAHVYLWINAAEGHVYDDAEAGRWTAIDPLFPYSRHPHTSAGLPCRTGESVVSVDGEGTVRRCHFVRAALGNLYDGSYRAALRPRPCPLAVCDCHIGYVHLETLPLYDVFAGGVLERIPAAPVVVP from the coding sequence ATGGACCTCACCCTCCTCTACCGCGGCCCCCTCGCCTCCTGCGACTACGACTGCCCCTACTGCCCGTTCGCCAAGCGGCGCGACAGCCGCGAGCAACTGCGCGCCGACCGCGCGAGCCTGGAGCGGTTCGCCGACTGGGCCGCCGGGCAGCGCGGCGACCGGCTCTCCGTGCTGTTCACCCCCTGGGGCGAGGGCCTGGTGCGCTCCTGGTACCGGCGCACACTCGTCGAGCTGTCCCGCCTGCCGCACATCCGGCGGGTGGCGATCCAGACCAACCTGAGCTGCCGCACCGACTGGCTCGCCGACGCCGACCCGGACACGCTGGCCCTGTGGTGCACCTACCACCCGGGCCAGACGCCGTACGACCGCTTCCTCGCCAAGTGCCGTGACCTGGCGGACCGTTCGATCCGGTTCAGCGTCGGCGTGGTCGGCCTGCCCGAGCACCTGCCCGAGGCCCGCCGCCTGCGCGCAGACCTGCCCGCGCACGTCTATCTGTGGATCAACGCCGCCGAGGGACACGTCTACGACGACGCCGAGGCCGGCCGCTGGACCGCGATCGACCCGCTCTTCCCCTACAGCCGCCACCCGCACACCAGCGCCGGACTGCCCTGCCGCACCGGCGAGTCCGTCGTCTCCGTCGACGGCGAGGGCACCGTGCGCCGCTGCCACTTCGTCCGCGCCGCACTCGGCAACCTCTACGACGGCTCCTACCGGGCCGCGCTGCGCCCGCGCCCCTGCCCGCTCGCCGTGTGCGACTGCCACATCGGCTACGTCCACCTGGAGACCCTGCCGCTGTACGACGTGTTCGCGGGCGGCGTGCTGGAACGGATACCGGCCGCGCCCGTGGTGGTCCCGTAG
- a CDS encoding STM4015 family protein: MALYEHLSELYGLPAFTCPEDPTAVDLPAPDTVAWRIAVEIEEEEDGWRKQFERFCAAVDTTRVRALIVGPWDEPFDNGPDAEIEALLAARDRLPALRALFLGDMVSEECELSWITQTDVTTVLRGFPELEEFGVRGGTGLAFPALRHEHLRSLTVQTGGLPVAVVRGIGASDLPALEHLDLWLGTSWYGADSEPADLEPILGGARLPRLRHLALRNSEIQDAVAAAVAAAPVVARVEVLDLSMGVLTDDGATALLGGQPLTHLKKLDLHHHYITEPLQQRIRATLEPAGVEIDLDASDTDEYEDSDGTVVRYVAAGE, from the coding sequence ATGGCCCTCTACGAGCACCTTTCCGAGTTGTACGGCCTGCCGGCCTTCACCTGCCCCGAGGACCCGACGGCGGTGGACCTGCCCGCCCCGGACACCGTCGCCTGGCGCATCGCCGTCGAGATCGAGGAGGAAGAGGACGGCTGGCGCAAGCAGTTCGAGCGGTTCTGCGCCGCGGTGGACACCACCCGGGTGCGCGCGCTGATCGTCGGCCCCTGGGACGAGCCCTTCGACAACGGCCCCGACGCCGAGATCGAGGCCCTGCTCGCCGCCCGCGACCGGCTGCCCGCGCTGCGGGCCCTGTTCCTGGGGGACATGGTCTCCGAGGAGTGCGAGCTGTCCTGGATCACACAGACCGACGTGACCACGGTGCTGCGCGGCTTCCCGGAACTGGAGGAGTTCGGGGTGCGCGGCGGCACCGGCCTCGCCTTCCCGGCCCTGCGCCACGAGCACCTGCGCTCCCTGACGGTGCAGACCGGCGGGCTGCCCGTCGCGGTGGTGCGCGGCATCGGCGCCAGCGACCTGCCCGCCCTGGAACACCTCGACCTGTGGCTGGGCACGTCCTGGTACGGCGCCGACTCCGAACCCGCCGACCTCGAACCGATCCTCGGCGGCGCCCGCCTGCCGCGGCTGCGCCACCTGGCGCTGCGCAACAGCGAGATCCAGGACGCGGTGGCCGCGGCCGTGGCCGCCGCCCCCGTCGTCGCCCGCGTCGAAGTGCTCGACCTTTCGATGGGCGTCCTGACCGACGACGGCGCCACCGCCCTGCTGGGCGGCCAGCCGCTGACCCACCTCAAGAAGCTCGATCTGCACCACCACTACATCACCGAACCCCTCCAGCAGCGCATACGCGCCACGCTGGAACCGGCGGGCGTCGAGATCGACCTCGACGCGAGCGACACCGACGAGTACGAGGACAGCGACGGCACCGTCGTCCGCTATGTCGCGGCGGGGGAGTGA
- a CDS encoding DUF6745 domain-containing protein — protein sequence MTVATERAPDGAAQAGSTRAGADEAGGTGAADAVARWRSWATAARPADRAAAEEGVRLAYRRAGLAEPERIVWAPSPRAGVRLVQDLQDAGPSVRDAVRTGPWAAERRRTQAELGAAGWSARWAATGGALWEPTQALVDRIRRGVLDDLTGTADGGGTHAGAGAGGSTGTDSGPGNEAGSEAEAELRLILLDAVLGQHDAPWLAAFDTGRPPLDGLALVCRSAGWWWPFEKAAVICERPVALHRDEAGRLDRGDGPALAYPDGFALYAWRGMPVPAAFLAELSTLTPERIRTEENAELRRVMLEHYGYDRYLADSGAVPVHRDETGTLWRIDLEGDEPVVMVEVLNSTPEPDGTRRTYWLRVPPSTREAREGVAWTFGLGAEAYAPLKET from the coding sequence ATGACGGTGGCGACGGAGCGGGCGCCGGACGGTGCCGCGCAGGCCGGTTCCACGCGGGCCGGTGCCGACGAAGCCGGTGGCACGGGGGCCGCCGACGCGGTGGCGCGGTGGCGGTCCTGGGCGACGGCGGCACGGCCCGCCGACCGGGCCGCGGCCGAGGAGGGCGTACGGCTGGCCTACCGGCGGGCCGGGCTCGCCGAGCCGGAGCGCATCGTGTGGGCCCCGTCCCCGCGGGCGGGTGTGCGGCTGGTGCAGGACCTTCAGGACGCCGGTCCCAGCGTCCGGGACGCGGTCCGCACCGGCCCGTGGGCGGCCGAGCGGCGCCGGACGCAGGCGGAGCTGGGCGCGGCCGGCTGGTCGGCGCGCTGGGCGGCGACCGGCGGTGCGCTCTGGGAGCCGACGCAGGCCCTGGTGGACCGGATCCGCCGAGGCGTGCTGGACGATCTCACCGGGACGGCCGACGGCGGCGGGACGCACGCCGGTGCGGGCGCCGGCGGCAGCACCGGGACCGACAGCGGGCCCGGGAACGAGGCCGGGAGCGAGGCCGAGGCCGAGCTTCGGCTGATCCTGCTGGACGCGGTGCTGGGCCAGCACGACGCGCCGTGGCTGGCCGCGTTCGACACCGGCCGGCCGCCGCTCGACGGGCTGGCGCTGGTGTGCCGCAGCGCCGGCTGGTGGTGGCCGTTCGAGAAGGCCGCGGTGATCTGCGAGCGGCCCGTCGCCCTGCACCGCGACGAGGCGGGGCGCCTGGACCGCGGGGACGGCCCCGCGCTCGCCTACCCGGACGGCTTCGCGCTGTACGCGTGGCGGGGCATGCCGGTCCCGGCCGCCTTCCTGGCGGAGCTGAGCACCCTCACCCCGGAGCGCATCCGCACCGAGGAGAACGCGGAGCTGCGCCGTGTGATGCTGGAGCACTACGGCTACGACCGGTATCTCGCGGACTCCGGTGCCGTCCCGGTGCACCGCGACGAGACGGGCACACTCTGGCGGATCGACCTGGAGGGGGACGAGCCGGTGGTGATGGTGGAGGTGCTCAACTCCACGCCGGAGCCGGACGGCACCCGCCGCACCTACTGGCTGCGGG
- a CDS encoding phospholipid scramblase-related protein, which produces MTTHSNTPAGWYPDPHGAAQTLRYWDGAQWTEHTHADQQAPAAQQVPPQAQTPAAAPQAGFDPRVQQQVREEAGVASGNVGGGTLFSEPVLVVNQKAKLIELTNEYEVFDQNGNRLGVVTEIGQSALRKVVRFVSSIDQFLTHRLEIRDAYGQPQLVLTRPAKFLKSRVIVSRPDGSQVGEIVQQNVFGKINFAMNANGQQVGAIKAENWRAWNFAIVDHADNEVARITKTWEGLAKTMFTTADNYVLQIHYQLPEPLLSLVVATALTVDTALKQDARGLG; this is translated from the coding sequence GTGACCACGCATTCGAACACACCTGCAGGCTGGTACCCGGACCCCCACGGGGCGGCGCAGACGCTGCGCTACTGGGACGGCGCGCAGTGGACCGAGCACACCCACGCCGACCAGCAGGCTCCCGCCGCCCAGCAGGTGCCGCCGCAGGCCCAGACGCCCGCGGCGGCCCCGCAGGCCGGGTTCGACCCGCGCGTGCAGCAGCAGGTGCGGGAGGAGGCCGGTGTCGCCTCCGGCAACGTGGGCGGCGGCACCCTGTTCAGCGAGCCGGTCCTCGTGGTGAACCAGAAGGCCAAGCTGATCGAGCTGACCAACGAGTACGAGGTCTTCGACCAGAACGGCAACCGGCTCGGCGTCGTCACCGAGATCGGCCAGAGCGCCCTGCGCAAGGTCGTGCGGTTCGTCTCCAGCATCGACCAGTTCCTGACGCACCGGCTGGAGATCCGGGACGCCTACGGGCAGCCGCAGCTGGTGCTGACCCGGCCCGCGAAGTTCCTCAAGTCGCGGGTGATCGTCTCCCGCCCGGACGGTTCGCAGGTCGGCGAGATCGTCCAGCAGAACGTCTTCGGAAAGATCAACTTCGCGATGAACGCGAACGGGCAGCAGGTCGGCGCCATCAAGGCGGAGAACTGGCGGGCCTGGAACTTCGCGATCGTCGACCACGCCGACAACGAGGTCGCCCGGATCACCAAGACCTGGGAGGGCCTGGCCAAGACGATGTTCACGACGGCCGACAACTACGTCCTCCAGATCCACTACCAGCTGCCCGAGCCGCTGCTGAGCCTCGTGGTGGCGACGGCGCTGACCGTGGACACGGCACTCAAGCAGGACGCGCGCGGCCTGGGCTGA
- a CDS encoding STM4015 family protein — translation MRYYPSHLTSFHGLPVHDFAAPEPRRKVPAAPPEPGAVAWRLSCLWEEIPFATLWPRFLDEVPTEQVTALVLGAWWDEWDEHGIGPVLEALTAEAHRFPRLRALFLADVESEESEISWIKQGDVTTVLRAWPHLAELGVRGAEDLVLEPLRHEGLRTLRIESGGLPRPVVHAVSACDLPALEHLDLWLGTSWYGGDCTRADADALLASLGDRPRLRHLGLKNSDIQDDIAAAVAAAPVVAGLDSLDLSMGTLGEDGGGALLAGQPLTHLKSLDLRHHFMSEALTERLRATLAPHGVDLGLTPAHSAGRARERYVAVGE, via the coding sequence ATGCGCTACTACCCCTCGCACCTGACGAGCTTCCACGGCCTGCCGGTGCACGACTTCGCGGCGCCCGAGCCCCGCCGCAAGGTCCCCGCCGCACCGCCGGAGCCCGGCGCGGTGGCCTGGCGGCTGTCCTGCCTGTGGGAGGAGATCCCCTTCGCGACACTGTGGCCCCGGTTCCTCGACGAGGTGCCCACCGAGCAGGTCACCGCCCTCGTCCTGGGCGCCTGGTGGGACGAGTGGGACGAGCACGGCATCGGGCCCGTCCTGGAGGCGCTGACCGCCGAGGCCCACCGCTTCCCGCGGCTGCGGGCGCTGTTCCTCGCCGACGTGGAGTCCGAGGAGTCCGAGATCTCCTGGATCAAGCAGGGCGATGTGACCACCGTCCTGCGCGCCTGGCCGCACCTGGCGGAACTGGGCGTCCGCGGCGCCGAGGACCTGGTGCTCGAACCGCTGCGGCACGAGGGGCTGCGCACGCTGCGCATCGAGTCCGGCGGCCTGCCCCGCCCGGTGGTGCACGCGGTGAGCGCCTGCGACCTGCCCGCCCTCGAACACCTCGATCTGTGGCTGGGCACCTCCTGGTACGGCGGCGACTGCACCCGCGCGGACGCCGACGCGCTGCTGGCCTCGCTCGGCGACCGGCCCCGCCTGCGCCACCTGGGCCTGAAGAACAGCGACATCCAGGACGACATCGCCGCCGCCGTGGCCGCCGCGCCCGTCGTCGCCGGACTCGACTCGCTCGACCTGTCCATGGGCACCCTCGGCGAGGACGGCGGCGGCGCCCTGCTGGCCGGACAGCCGCTCACCCACCTGAAGTCGTTGGACCTCCGCCACCACTTCATGAGCGAGGCGCTCACCGAGCGGCTGCGCGCCACCCTCGCGCCGCACGGCGTGGACCTGGGGCTCACCCCCGCCCACAGCGCGGGCCGGGCACGGGAACGCTATGTCGCCGTCGGAGAGTGA
- a CDS encoding phosphocholine-specific phospholipase C translates to MPSPTPEVNRRRFLQIAGATTAFTALSGSIQRAAALPAHHRTGSVEDVEHIVVLMQENRSFDHYFGTLRGVRGFGDPRPVTLPGGKPVWYQKDTAGREILPFRPDADDLGLAFVQDLPHGWNDGHAAHARGRYDRWVPTKGSTTMAYLTRQDIPFHHALADAFTVCDAYHCSLIGSTDPNRYYMWTGYTGNDGKGGGPVIGNDEAGYSWTTYPERLERAGVSWKIYQDIGDGLDAAGGWGWIQDAYRGNYGDNSLLYFDQYRNARPGDPLHDKARTGTDASRGEGFFDQLRADVKGGRLPRISWVVAPEAFTEHPNWPANYGAWYISQVLDALTGDPQVWARTALFITYDENDGFFDHLVPPFPPDSADQGLSTVDPGPDLFKGGGGQVAGPYGLGQRVPMLVVSPWSKGGFVCSETFDHTSIIRFMERRFGVREPNISPWRRAVCGDLTAAFDFSRVDSRPVSLPDTSGYAPPDRDRHPDYVPVPPAQGSLPRQEPGSRPARPLKYAPVVDGSADPAAGKFTLSFASGAQAGAAFLITSGNRTDGPWTYTTEAGRTVSDTWNSAYSGGSYDLTVHGPNGFLRTFRGPGRTAGPEVTARYAGDDVELTFTHRGTGTARLRVTVGYGGRPVEVAVEAGATVRRRFALAASRRWYDLTVTSAGDPSFVRRFAGHVENGLPGVSDPAIAAG, encoded by the coding sequence ATGCCGTCACCCACCCCCGAGGTCAACCGGCGCCGCTTCCTTCAGATCGCGGGCGCCACCACGGCGTTCACCGCGCTCAGCGGCAGCATCCAGCGTGCCGCCGCACTGCCCGCCCACCACCGCACCGGGTCGGTCGAGGACGTCGAGCACATCGTCGTCCTCATGCAGGAGAACCGCTCCTTCGACCACTACTTCGGCACCCTGCGGGGTGTGCGCGGCTTCGGCGACCCGCGCCCGGTCACCCTGCCCGGCGGCAAGCCGGTCTGGTACCAGAAGGACACCGCGGGCCGGGAGATCCTGCCCTTCCGCCCCGACGCCGACGACCTCGGCCTGGCCTTCGTGCAGGACCTCCCGCACGGCTGGAACGACGGCCACGCCGCCCACGCCCGGGGCCGCTACGACCGCTGGGTGCCCACCAAGGGCAGTACGACGATGGCGTACCTGACCCGCCAGGACATCCCCTTCCACCACGCGCTCGCCGACGCCTTCACCGTCTGCGACGCCTACCACTGCTCGCTGATCGGCTCCACCGACCCCAACCGCTACTACATGTGGACGGGGTACACCGGCAACGACGGCAAGGGCGGCGGCCCGGTCATCGGCAACGACGAGGCGGGCTACAGCTGGACGACCTACCCCGAGCGGCTGGAGCGGGCCGGGGTCTCCTGGAAGATCTACCAGGACATCGGCGACGGACTCGACGCCGCCGGCGGCTGGGGCTGGATCCAGGACGCCTACCGGGGCAACTACGGCGACAACTCGCTGCTGTACTTCGACCAGTACCGCAACGCCCGGCCCGGCGACCCGCTCCACGACAAGGCCCGCACCGGCACCGACGCGAGCCGGGGCGAGGGCTTCTTCGACCAACTGCGGGCCGACGTCAAGGGCGGCAGGCTGCCCCGGATATCGTGGGTCGTCGCCCCCGAGGCGTTCACCGAGCACCCCAACTGGCCCGCCAACTACGGTGCCTGGTACATCTCCCAGGTCCTGGACGCGCTCACCGGTGATCCCCAGGTGTGGGCGAGAACCGCCCTGTTCATCACCTACGACGAGAACGACGGCTTCTTCGACCACCTCGTGCCGCCCTTCCCGCCGGACTCGGCCGACCAGGGGCTGTCCACCGTCGACCCGGGCCCGGACCTGTTCAAGGGCGGCGGCGGTCAGGTCGCCGGTCCCTACGGGCTGGGCCAGCGGGTGCCGATGCTGGTCGTCTCGCCGTGGAGCAAGGGCGGGTTCGTCTGCTCCGAGACCTTCGACCACACCTCGATCATCCGGTTCATGGAGCGCCGCTTCGGGGTGCGCGAGCCGAATATCTCGCCCTGGCGGCGGGCGGTCTGCGGCGATCTGACGGCCGCGTTCGACTTCTCCCGCGTGGACAGCCGCCCGGTCTCCCTGCCCGACACCTCCGGCTACGCGCCGCCGGACCGCGACCGCCACCCCGACTACGTCCCGGTCCCGCCCGCCCAGGGCTCCCTGCCCCGCCAGGAACCCGGCAGCCGGCCCGCCCGTCCGCTCAAGTACGCGCCCGTGGTGGACGGTTCGGCGGACCCGGCGGCCGGGAAGTTCACCCTGTCCTTCGCCTCCGGAGCGCAGGCCGGGGCCGCCTTCCTGATCACCTCGGGCAACCGCACCGACGGCCCGTGGACCTACACCACCGAGGCCGGCCGGACCGTCTCGGACACCTGGAACTCGGCCTACTCCGGGGGCTCGTACGACCTGACCGTGCACGGCCCCAACGGCTTCCTGCGCACCTTCCGCGGCCCCGGCCGCACGGCGGGCCCGGAGGTCACCGCGCGCTACGCGGGCGACGACGTGGAGCTCACCTTCACCCACCGGGGGACGGGCACGGCACGGCTCAGGGTGACCGTCGGCTACGGCGGCCGGCCGGTGGAGGTCGCGGTCGAGGCGGGGGCCACGGTGCGCCGCCGGTTCGCCCTCGCCGCGAGCCGGCGCTGGTACGACCTGACGGTCACCTCCGCGGGCGATCCGTCGTTCGTGCGGAGGTTCGCCGGGCATGTCGAGAACGGCCTTCCCGGAGTGAGCGACCCCGCGATCGCGGCCGGCTGA
- a CDS encoding STM4013/SEN3800 family hydrolase, giving the protein MHEVVGSHDLLLVTLDTLRHDVAAELAAAGRIPHLARHLPGGHWERRHAPGSFTYASHQAIFAGFLPTPAAPGPHPRLFAASFAGSETTKDGTWVFDTPDLVSGLAQAGYHTVCVGGVGFFNKQGALGSVLPGLFHESHWEPGFGVASPTSFEAQVACAEQAVRRLPREQRLFLFVNVSALHQPNWFHLPGATREAGDSRETHAAALEYVDRHIGRLFAAASSRRRCFAVVCSDHGTAYGDDGYTGHSLGHESVWTVPYAHFFLEPGPGAEPGPPSPTAARAPSGAPR; this is encoded by the coding sequence ATGCACGAGGTGGTCGGCAGCCACGACCTGCTCCTGGTCACCCTGGACACCCTGCGCCACGACGTCGCCGCCGAACTCGCCGCGGCCGGCCGCATCCCGCACCTCGCCCGCCATCTGCCCGGCGGCCACTGGGAGCGACGGCACGCGCCCGGCTCCTTCACCTACGCCTCCCACCAGGCGATCTTCGCCGGCTTCCTGCCCACCCCGGCCGCGCCGGGGCCGCACCCGCGCCTGTTCGCGGCGAGCTTCGCGGGCAGCGAGACGACCAAGGACGGCACCTGGGTCTTCGACACCCCCGACCTCGTCTCCGGCCTCGCCCAGGCCGGTTACCACACGGTGTGCGTCGGCGGTGTGGGCTTCTTCAACAAGCAGGGCGCGCTGGGCTCCGTGCTGCCGGGACTCTTCCACGAGTCCCACTGGGAGCCCGGCTTCGGCGTGGCCTCGCCGACATCCTTCGAGGCGCAGGTGGCGTGCGCCGAGCAGGCGGTGCGGCGACTGCCCCGCGAGCAGCGGCTGTTCCTCTTCGTCAACGTGTCGGCCCTGCACCAGCCGAACTGGTTCCATCTGCCCGGCGCCACCCGAGAGGCGGGCGACAGCCGGGAGACGCACGCCGCCGCCCTGGAGTACGTCGACCGGCACATCGGCCGCCTGTTCGCCGCCGCGAGCAGCCGCCGCCGCTGCTTCGCCGTCGTCTGCTCCGACCACGGCACGGCCTACGGCGACGACGGCTACACCGGCCACAGCCTCGGGCACGAGTCCGTGTGGACGGTGCCCTACGCCCACTTCTTCCTGGAGCCCGGACCCGGTGCCGAGCCCGGACCCCCCAGCCCCACCGCAGCCCGAGCCCCCTCCGGAGCCCCCCGATGA
- a CDS encoding STM4014 family protein, whose product MSPSESESAPRFAVVGNPENRRVALFTAAVRAAGLPAPRVVPWTGVLRAGGADFAPGETVRLDSPGENAEADLLLRGVDDPTRVEGSARWYTRFLTAVGGLRGGVRLDHPGDLAVLFDKRRCHAVLEAAGVPVPSSPTSGPAAAAVGGWDDVRRLMREHRMPRLFVKLAHGSSASGVLAVESGGRGRVRATTSVERAEDGRLYNSLRIRRYEDERDIAAVVDTLAPDGLHLERWVPKASQQGRAADLRVLVVAGRATHAVVRTSTAPLTNLHLGGARGDLDAARRAVEAAGGRWSDVLGVCERAAACFPRTLCVGVDLLPAVGWRRFAVGEVNAFGDLLPRLTGLPGSGAEGLDTYAAQVAAVLGAPARPHHRTEAPARSSRPSPPSPPSPPSLPSLPSLSFRPAPQHRTGPGHAVA is encoded by the coding sequence ATGTCGCCGTCGGAGAGTGAGAGCGCGCCGCGGTTCGCGGTGGTCGGCAACCCGGAGAACCGCCGGGTGGCGCTGTTCACCGCGGCCGTGCGCGCCGCCGGACTGCCCGCGCCCCGCGTCGTGCCGTGGACCGGGGTGCTGCGGGCGGGCGGTGCCGACTTCGCGCCCGGCGAGACCGTACGCCTGGACTCGCCCGGGGAGAACGCGGAGGCCGACCTGCTGCTGCGCGGCGTGGACGACCCCACCCGCGTCGAGGGCTCGGCCCGCTGGTACACGCGGTTCCTGACCGCCGTGGGCGGCCTGCGCGGCGGCGTACGCCTCGACCATCCCGGCGACCTGGCGGTGCTCTTCGACAAGCGCCGCTGCCACGCCGTCCTGGAAGCGGCCGGTGTGCCCGTGCCGTCCTCCCCGACGTCCGGGCCCGCCGCCGCGGCGGTCGGCGGCTGGGACGACGTACGGCGGCTGATGCGGGAGCACCGCATGCCCCGGCTGTTCGTCAAGCTCGCGCACGGCTCCTCGGCATCCGGCGTCCTCGCCGTGGAGTCCGGCGGCAGGGGCCGCGTACGGGCCACGACCTCCGTCGAACGCGCCGAGGACGGACGGCTGTACAACTCGCTGCGGATCCGCCGCTACGAGGACGAGCGCGACATCGCCGCCGTCGTCGACACCCTGGCGCCCGACGGGCTGCACCTGGAGCGCTGGGTGCCCAAGGCGTCCCAGCAGGGCCGCGCCGCCGACCTGCGGGTGCTCGTCGTCGCCGGACGCGCCACCCACGCCGTGGTGCGCACGAGCACCGCGCCCCTGACCAACCTCCACCTGGGCGGCGCCCGCGGCGACCTCGACGCGGCGCGGCGCGCGGTGGAGGCCGCCGGGGGCCGCTGGTCCGACGTGCTCGGTGTGTGCGAGCGGGCCGCGGCCTGCTTCCCGCGCACCCTGTGCGTCGGCGTCGACCTGCTGCCGGCCGTCGGCTGGCGCCGCTTCGCGGTCGGCGAGGTCAACGCCTTCGGCGATCTGCTGCCCCGGCTCACCGGCCTGCCGGGCAGCGGCGCCGAGGGGCTCGACACCTACGCGGCGCAGGTCGCCGCCGTCCTCGGCGCCCCCGCCCGCCCGCACCACCGGACCGAGGCCCCGGCCCGCTCCTCTCGGCCTTCCCCGCCTTCCCCGCCTTCCCCGCCTTCTCTGCCTTCTCTGCCTTCCCTGTCTTTCCGGCCCGCACCCCAGCACAGAACAGGACCCGGCCATGCCGTCGCCTGA
- a CDS encoding STM4012 family radical SAM protein — protein sequence MTTVTSLRPAGKAPAPPSPYQHYVYAYPHKTAYRRLPDRPRLAALWAAEPKDALSLYLHIPFCEVRCGFCNLFTRIGAPDGLTGAYLDALERQAGAVRDALGDGAPVRFATAAFGGGTPTFLTAAELTRLCDIAEHRMGADLRAVPLSVEASPATATADRLEVLADRGATRLSLGVQSFDDTEARAAVRPQRRADVEAALARIRDARVPVLNIDLIYGIDGQTEASWLRSLDAALAWRPEELYLYPLYIRPLTGLGRRATGPDPSWDEQRLRLYRTGRDHLLAHGYTQQSMRMFRRTDAPPQGADDYACQSDGMIGLGCGARSYTADLHYSFDYAVGTHEIRAIVDDYVARPAADFAHAEYGRRVDAGEARRRHLLQSLLQADGLDTAEYRTRFGTAPEEDFPAELARFAERGWLAATDPRTALRLTPEGLAHSDALGPELFSPAVRAAMTAYARK from the coding sequence ATGACCACCGTGACCAGCCTGCGGCCCGCCGGGAAGGCACCCGCACCGCCGAGCCCGTACCAGCACTACGTCTACGCCTACCCGCACAAGACGGCCTACCGGCGGCTGCCCGACCGCCCCCGGCTCGCCGCCCTGTGGGCCGCCGAACCCAAGGACGCGCTCTCGCTCTACCTGCACATCCCGTTCTGCGAGGTGCGCTGCGGCTTCTGCAACCTCTTCACCCGCATCGGCGCCCCCGACGGGCTGACCGGTGCCTACCTGGACGCCCTGGAGCGCCAGGCGGGCGCCGTCCGCGACGCGCTCGGGGACGGCGCGCCGGTCCGGTTCGCCACCGCGGCCTTCGGCGGCGGCACCCCCACCTTCCTCACCGCCGCCGAGCTGACCCGGCTCTGCGACATCGCCGAACACCGCATGGGCGCCGACCTGCGGGCCGTCCCGCTGTCGGTGGAGGCCTCGCCCGCCACCGCCACCGCCGACCGGCTGGAGGTCCTGGCCGACCGCGGCGCCACCCGGCTCAGCCTCGGCGTGCAGAGCTTCGACGACACCGAGGCACGGGCGGCGGTGCGCCCGCAGCGCCGCGCGGACGTCGAGGCGGCCCTCGCCCGGATCCGCGACGCGCGCGTCCCGGTGCTCAACATAGACCTGATCTACGGCATCGACGGGCAGACGGAGGCCAGTTGGCTGCGCTCCCTGGACGCGGCCCTGGCCTGGCGGCCCGAAGAGCTCTACCTCTACCCGCTCTACATCCGCCCGCTGACCGGACTCGGCCGCCGCGCCACCGGACCCGACCCATCCTGGGACGAACAGCGGCTGCGGCTGTACCGGACGGGCCGCGACCACCTCCTGGCCCACGGCTACACCCAGCAGTCCATGCGCATGTTCCGCCGCACCGACGCCCCGCCGCAGGGCGCCGACGACTACGCCTGCCAGAGCGACGGCATGATCGGCCTGGGCTGCGGCGCCCGCTCCTACACCGCCGACCTGCACTACTCCTTCGACTACGCGGTCGGCACCCACGAGATACGCGCCATCGTCGACGACTACGTCGCCCGCCCCGCCGCCGACTTCGCGCACGCCGAGTACGGCCGCCGCGTCGACGCCGGCGAGGCCCGCCGCCGCCATCTGCTCCAGTCGCTGCTCCAGGCCGACGGCCTCGACACGGCCGAGTACCGGACCCGCTTCGGCACCGCGCCCGAGGAGGACTTCCCGGCCGAACTCGCCCGGTTCGCCGAGCGGGGCTGGCTCGCTGCCACCGACCCGCGCACCGCCCTGCGGCTCACCCCGGAGGGCCTGGCCCACTCCGACGCCCTCGGACCCGAGCTGTTCTCGCCCGCGGTCCGCGCCGCCATGACCGCCTACGCCCGCAAGTGA